A stretch of DNA from Candidatus Saccharimonadales bacterium:
ACGCTCGCCACAACCGGATGGTTGTGAAGAATGTGAGACACTCGACAGGGTGCGTCCTCGGGTAAAGACTGGACGCCAGGCGTCCGCAAGACTCCGTGAGAGCCAAGCGGACGCCGAAGCGTCAGTCGATGACTGTTAGCCGGGTCCGTAGGCACGCTGTTGGCGCTTGGCCTCGAAGTCCACGTTGCGAACAGCCTGATCGCCCTTGTTGGCGTCGATGTGACCCTGCTCTTCCGGCGAACGATCCGCGGGCTTCTTCTTGGCCGCGTCGAGAGCCTGCTGCCTGGTGGTAGACAAGTGCTTCACCTCCTTTCGAAGGTGTTGTAGGGTCAACATGCACGGTTGTGCAGGCTGAAGACGGGGCGGACACGAGTCCACTACTCGCTATAACGACCGCTCCACTGGTGTGGGGTGTGCAGAGTCAGTCGTTATGCAGACGAGCGATACGTGAACTCGCGCCCGCGCTTGGTGGCCCCCGACGCGAACCTGCGCTTGTTATCAAGTTCAGCGCCGAGGGTGTCTATGGAGAACTTCCTGTCGAGTTTTTAAAGTACCTCGACTAGAACATATTGATATATTGCTAGGTGATACTTACTTTCACTATATACCTTTTAGGTTGTTTCGTCAAGGAGCTGTTCTTCGAGGGCAAGCATACCTTTGTAGGTAGGTTCGTATTCATTGGCGTCGGGTAGATCGAGCGTTGTAATATGGCGCCACACGGCTTGGATTAATCTTGTGAAGCGTGCTAATTCCTCGGTTGTGAATGATGCTTCAAGCGCTAAAATTTCACCTCGCATTGTCGGCTCAACAAATTGGAGGACGCCCTTTTCGGTTGTATATTTACTATAGTCGCGTGAATGTGCGAGGAGTAGGTCGTAAAACATTAGCTGCTGCTTGAATTTATGCAGTTTAATTTTTTCGTAGTCAGTCCCACCTGTCCAGTTGCGCGATGGCTTCCCTGTTTTGTAGTCGGTAACGATTGCTGTGCCTTCGTTAATATCGACAAGGTCTAACTTTCCAGTTAAATGGGCGTCGCCAATGAATACGTTTTGGTAGTCAAAACTGAGTTCTGGTTTTTGACTGACCGAGAATGACTCATATTTGTGCGCTAGAAACGTCGTAAGGGCTGCACTTCCCCGTTCGAGGTATTGGTTAAAGTCTGCTTCACTCAGGCGTTGTGCGCTTAGGTTTTCTTCAAAATCATGCAGGATATCCTCAATTGGGTGGTGGCTGCCTGTTGCGCCGACATGCGTGTGGGCATGATGAAGTGTTGCATGAATTGCTGTTCCGTACCCTGCGCTTGGACTGACAGCTCGGGGGAATTTAAGTAAGTTGTTCAGTAGGAACATTTGCGGACCGCCGCGGGTGACATCAAGAAAACTATTTAAATCGGTAATCGTCAATTTGTAGTTTTCAAGCACTGGGCGTAGCAGTTCTTTCATCGTAGGATGGATCGGCGTGGTTAGAGGCCGATACCACATAAGTTCGGCGTCGTGGACTAAATCGTCGATTGTATTTGCTGATGCGGGCGTAGACGCTATCCATGCATCGCTCGTGAGGAAGCTTGCTCGAAGCGTAGATTTTCCATCATCATTTGCAAGCGAGTAGCTGATGGTTAGGTTTTTGCGAGCACGAGTCATGGCGACGAAAAATAGGCGCAGGCGTTCGTCGAACGTATCGCCCGCCGGTGCGAGCGGCAGATTTTCTGGGTAACCAATAAGGCGGCTGCGGGTTCGGACTCTTTCACCCCATGCGCTGTCGATTGCCCCGATAATATGGACGTGATCAAACTCTTGTCCTTTTGATTTGTGCGCGGTCATGAGATAAATAGCATCGTCGATCTTTGTGCTGCGCGGTCTAATAGATGTAATAGTACTGCCTAACTCGCGGTGAAGCCGGATGAATTCCAGAAAGGTTTGGAGTTTGGGCACTTCGTTTGGCATATATTCACAGAGTTTGGTTCGAATGGTGCGCAGAGCCTCTAGGTAGGTCAGATAAAGATCAGGTGTCGAGGCTAGTTCTTCGCTTGAGAAGAAATAAGTATATAACGGAGAAACGAATGTTTTTTCTTGTTCGTCTTCTGTGCCTGCGGTCCCTCCTCCTAATGTTATCCGTTGCTTCTCTGGTGTGCCAACGATGTAATCGAGCATTTGCTCAAGTGGTGTATGGGCAAGCATTTGCGACCCGGTAATCAGCCACTCATGGATGGCAATAAATTCGGGTGTGACTGCCATGATCTCCATCCATGATTCACGGTTTTTTGATGCGGCAAGACTTAGTTTCCATAGTGACGTAGGGTCGATCTTAAACGATTGATGAGCTAAGAGTTTCGGAAGCAGGCTATTTGCATCTTGATGACGCTGCTCGAAAAGTGCAACGAGCAGTGCCGCGGCATGTTCAATCAACTGGATAATATCCAGTTGTAAAACGTCGTCTTGGCGCTCGTAGTTAACATTAATTCCCTTTTCGGCTAGATACGGCAAAAGCGCGACGAGTTCATGGTGGCGACGTGCAAGGACAGCGATGGAATTTGGTGCGGCTCCGTTTTTAATCTGCTGCTCGATTGACTCGACGATCCAAGATCGTTCATTGCTAATATTCGGCAGTTCAGCGAGAGAAACATCCGTCTGGCTTGCTTCAAAATGAGCCTGGAGCGTTTTATCTAGTTCGGTGATGTGGTCTTCAAGACGATCAGACCCTTGAGTAATCACACCGCGGGCATGCGTTAAAATTGTTTCGGTCGAGCGGTAGTTATCGACAAGCGTTATTAAAGTTGTCTGGTCGTATGTCATGCG
This window harbors:
- a CDS encoding ATP-dependent DNA helicase; its protein translation is MDFDTRYRKLNAAQKQAVDTIDGPLMVIAGPGTGKTELLSMRAANILKKTDTLPDNILCLTFTDSGANAMRERLTQIIGADAYKIAIHTFHSFGSEIINQNGQFFYQGAGFRPADELSSYQLLRTILDGLDYNNPLATKMNGEYTHIRDITSTISELKKSGLVSAELLGILDANDAVIEKTEPLLATVFAGRISKATIDQLQPLAGQIRNFDGIIELPTIPSLAVVLADSLAQAVDDAAAQNSTKPITAWRNKWMKKNEIGEFILKARERSVKLRAVSTVYDQYLNRMQEAELYDFDDMILRVVHAMEVFPELRFNLQEKYQYIMVDEFQDTNLAQMRILLDLTNNEVNAGRPNVMIVGDDDQAIYSFQGADISNIGTFRMTYDQTTLITLVDNYRSTETILTHARGVITQGSDRLEDHITELDKTLQAHFEASQTDVSLAELPNISNERSWIVESIEQQIKNGAAPNSIAVLARRHHELVALLPYLAEKGINVNYERQDDVLQLDIIQLIEHAAALLVALFEQRHQDANSLLPKLLAHQSFKIDPTSLWKLSLAASKNRESWMEIMAVTPEFIAIHEWLITGSQMLAHTPLEQMLDYIVGTPEKQRITLGGGTAGTEDEQEKTFVSPLYTYFFSSEELASTPDLYLTYLEALRTIRTKLCEYMPNEVPKLQTFLEFIRLHRELGSTITSIRPRSTKIDDAIYLMTAHKSKGQEFDHVHIIGAIDSAWGERVRTRSRLIGYPENLPLAPAGDTFDERLRLFFVAMTRARKNLTISYSLANDDGKSTLRASFLTSDAWIASTPASANTIDDLVHDAELMWYRPLTTPIHPTMKELLRPVLENYKLTITDLNSFLDVTRGGPQMFLLNNLLKFPRAVSPSAGYGTAIHATLHHAHTHVGATGSHHPIEDILHDFEENLSAQRLSEADFNQYLERGSAALTTFLAHKYESFSVSQKPELSFDYQNVFIGDAHLTGKLDLVDINEGTAIVTDYKTGKPSRNWTGGTDYEKIKLHKFKQQLMFYDLLLAHSRDYSKYTTEKGVLQFVEPTMRGEILALEASFTTEELARFTRLIQAVWRHITTLDLPDANEYEPTYKGMLALEEQLLDETT